In a single window of the Gossypium hirsutum isolate 1008001.06 chromosome A13, Gossypium_hirsutum_v2.1, whole genome shotgun sequence genome:
- the LOC107944114 gene encoding tropinone reductase homolog At1g07440 isoform X2 has product MESSRHDCTCHRWYQRHRVLSSSYSIKIGHAIVEELAAFGAIVHTCSRTETELNDCLLEWKAKGLRVTGSVCDVSNQAQRENLLNTVSSEFNGKLNILINNVGTNIWKMVTDYTAEDVSFLTSTNFESAYNISVLAHPLLKASAAASVVFISSIAGTLPVFNTAIYGANKGAMDHLSKFLACDWAGDNIRVNAIAPALIKTPLSQRFFEDNEEGKNAIISRTPLGRAGEPKEVSAMVAFLCLPAASYVTGQLIFVDGGITVNGLCFPNQITKQHEP; this is encoded by the exons ATGGAGTCTTCACGGCATGACTGCACTTGTCACCGGTGGTACCAAAGGCATCGGGTACTTTCCTCTTCCTATTCGATAaaaatagg GCATGCAATCGTAGAGGAATTAGCTGCATTCGGAGCGATTGTGCATACATGTTCTCGAACTGAAACTGAGCTCAATGATTGCTTACTCGAATGGAAGGCAAAGGGTTTACGAGTTACCGGTTCAGTGTGTGATGTTTCGAATCAAGCTCAAAGAGAAAATCTACTAAACACAGTTTCTTCTGAGTTTAATGGGAAGCTTAACATCCTG ATAAATAACGTGGGAACGAATATATGGAAAATGGTGACAGATTACACGGCGGAAGATGTTTCATTTTTGACGAGCACCAACTTCGAATCTGCTTATAACATTAGTGTATTGGCACATCCCCTTCTGAAAGCTTCCGCCGCTGCAAGCGTTGTGTTTATCTCTTCTATTGCTGGTACATTACCTGTATTTAATACGGCTATATATGGAGCCAACAAAG GGGCCATGGATCATCTTTCGAAATTCTTAGCTTGTGACTGGGCAGGAGATAATATTAGGGTTAATGCCATTGCACCAGCACTCATCAAAACTCCCCTCTCTCAACGT TTTTTTGAAGATAATGAAGAAGGAAAAAATGCAATCATAAGCCGAACACCATTAGGACGGGCCGGTGAGCCAAAGGAAGTGTCGGCTATGGTTGCTTTCTTGTGCCTACCGGCGGCTTCATATGTAACAGGGCAGCTTATTTTTGTTGATGGTGGGATCACTGTGAATGGCCTCTGTTTTCCAAATCAAATTACAAAACAACATGAGCCATGA
- the LOC107944114 gene encoding tropinone reductase homolog At5g06060 isoform X1, whose product MGEAEGCSKDKRWSLHGMTALVTGGTKGIGHAIVEELAAFGAIVHTCSRTETELNDCLLEWKAKGLRVTGSVCDVSNQAQRENLLNTVSSEFNGKLNILINNVGTNIWKMVTDYTAEDVSFLTSTNFESAYNISVLAHPLLKASAAASVVFISSIAGTLPVFNTAIYGANKGAMDHLSKFLACDWAGDNIRVNAIAPALIKTPLSQRFFEDNEEGKNAIISRTPLGRAGEPKEVSAMVAFLCLPAASYVTGQLIFVDGGITVNGLCFPNQITKQHEP is encoded by the exons ATGGGAGAAGCAGAGGGGTGTAGCAAAGACAAAAGATGGAGTCTTCACGGCATGACTGCACTTGTCACCGGTGGTACCAAAGGCATCGG GCATGCAATCGTAGAGGAATTAGCTGCATTCGGAGCGATTGTGCATACATGTTCTCGAACTGAAACTGAGCTCAATGATTGCTTACTCGAATGGAAGGCAAAGGGTTTACGAGTTACCGGTTCAGTGTGTGATGTTTCGAATCAAGCTCAAAGAGAAAATCTACTAAACACAGTTTCTTCTGAGTTTAATGGGAAGCTTAACATCCTG ATAAATAACGTGGGAACGAATATATGGAAAATGGTGACAGATTACACGGCGGAAGATGTTTCATTTTTGACGAGCACCAACTTCGAATCTGCTTATAACATTAGTGTATTGGCACATCCCCTTCTGAAAGCTTCCGCCGCTGCAAGCGTTGTGTTTATCTCTTCTATTGCTGGTACATTACCTGTATTTAATACGGCTATATATGGAGCCAACAAAG GGGCCATGGATCATCTTTCGAAATTCTTAGCTTGTGACTGGGCAGGAGATAATATTAGGGTTAATGCCATTGCACCAGCACTCATCAAAACTCCCCTCTCTCAACGT TTTTTTGAAGATAATGAAGAAGGAAAAAATGCAATCATAAGCCGAACACCATTAGGACGGGCCGGTGAGCCAAAGGAAGTGTCGGCTATGGTTGCTTTCTTGTGCCTACCGGCGGCTTCATATGTAACAGGGCAGCTTATTTTTGTTGATGGTGGGATCACTGTGAATGGCCTCTGTTTTCCAAATCAAATTACAAAACAACATGAGCCATGA